One Micavibrio aeruginosavorus ARL-13 genomic window carries:
- a CDS encoding Bax inhibitor-1/YccA family protein, whose translation MQPDRFTTQTTTGAVAYDAGLRAHFQKVYNTMGLGLAVTGVTAYVVSSIEPVAKILYTTPLAYVLMFLPLVFMFFGFNQRALMTKSAAQLTSLFYLFSAAFGLSLGVIFLAYTGVSIAKVFFITAGMFAGTSIFGYTTKKDLSGLQGLLVMGVIGLLIAIVVNLFLQSAMMDFVISCVGVLIYTGLIAFDTQNIKEMYSEAHGAEANGKSAVMGALSLYVNFIMLFQFLLSLLGQRE comes from the coding sequence ATGCAACCCGATCGTTTTACGACGCAAACCACCACTGGCGCAGTTGCCTATGATGCTGGCCTGCGCGCCCACTTCCAGAAGGTGTACAACACCATGGGTCTGGGCCTGGCCGTCACGGGCGTCACCGCGTACGTTGTGTCCAGCATCGAGCCCGTTGCGAAAATTCTGTACACCACGCCGCTGGCCTATGTGCTGATGTTCCTGCCGCTGGTGTTCATGTTCTTTGGCTTTAACCAGCGCGCCTTGATGACCAAAAGCGCAGCCCAACTGACCAGCCTGTTCTACCTGTTCTCGGCGGCGTTTGGTTTGTCGCTGGGCGTAATCTTCCTGGCCTATACGGGCGTCAGCATCGCCAAGGTGTTTTTCATCACCGCGGGTATGTTCGCCGGTACATCCATTTTTGGTTACACAACCAAGAAAGATCTGAGCGGCCTGCAAGGTCTGCTGGTCATGGGTGTGATTGGCTTGCTGATCGCGATTGTGGTGAACCTGTTCCTGCAAAGCGCAATGATGGACTTCGTCATTTCGTGCGTTGGTGTTTTGATTTACACCGGCCTGATCGCGTTTGACACGCAGAACATCAAGGAAATGTACAGCGAAGCCCACGGGGCCGAAGCCAATGGCAAATCCGCCGTTATGGGGGCGCTCAGCCTGTATGTGAACTTCATCATGCTGTTCCAGTTCCTGCTGAGCCTGCTCGGCCAACGGGAATAG
- a CDS encoding M48 family metallopeptidase gives MALAAAGLKTHIWNNNLRSIILLVGYPFLMGAIVWAMAAAIGFFMGQSAGPNAPHGTIATNFANGFIAQYWPLIGTAVAIWFIIAWFFNTRMVAMLSHAKPVTRAEEPALYNLLENLCIARGLPMPHLNIIETDALNAFASGVQRSDYTVTVTRGLLNTLQPDEVEGVLAHELTHIINHDVRLLMVCIIFTGMIGFVMQLVWSSVRYGLYMPRSGNNRNNGGTIIIALAILLILAIGYGASLLTRFALSRRREYMADAGAVELTRNPDAMMRALQRISGRDHIPAVPDDVALMCIENGHAFMGLFATHPSIDDRIRALSTMTGTPIPGASGTEKSDNPLNPWAR, from the coding sequence ATGGCTTTGGCCGCAGCGGGTTTAAAGACCCATATCTGGAACAACAATCTGCGCTCAATCATCCTGCTGGTCGGGTATCCATTCCTGATGGGCGCGATTGTCTGGGCTATGGCCGCTGCCATTGGATTTTTCATGGGGCAAAGTGCCGGGCCGAATGCCCCGCACGGTACAATAGCCACCAACTTCGCCAATGGGTTTATCGCACAATATTGGCCATTGATCGGCACCGCCGTGGCGATCTGGTTTATCATTGCGTGGTTTTTCAACACACGCATGGTGGCGATGTTATCGCACGCAAAACCGGTCACACGAGCCGAGGAGCCCGCGCTTTACAACCTGCTGGAAAATCTGTGCATCGCGCGCGGCTTGCCGATGCCGCACCTCAACATCATTGAAACCGATGCCCTGAATGCCTTCGCCAGCGGCGTGCAGCGCAGCGATTACACCGTAACCGTCACACGCGGATTGCTGAACACATTGCAGCCGGATGAGGTTGAGGGTGTTCTGGCGCACGAGCTGACGCACATTATCAACCATGATGTGCGCTTATTGATGGTGTGCATCATCTTCACCGGCATGATCGGGTTTGTCATGCAATTGGTATGGTCGTCGGTGCGGTACGGGCTGTATATGCCGCGCAGTGGGAATAATCGGAACAATGGTGGCACCATCATCATTGCGCTGGCCATTCTGCTGATCCTGGCGATTGGCTATGGGGCCAGCCTGTTGACCCGCTTTGCGTTGTCGCGCCGCCGGGAATATATGGCCGATGCGGGCGCCGTTGAACTGACCCGTAACCCGGATGCGATGATGCGGGCCCTGCAACGCATTTCCGGGCGCGACCATATTCCCGCCGTGCCGGATGATGTGGCGCTGATGTGTATTGAGAACGGTCACGCCTTTATGGGCCTGTTTGCCACACACCCGTCGATTGATGACCGCATCCGCGCCCTGTCCACCATGACCGGAACACCGATCCCGGGTGCATCTGGGACCGAAAAATCGGATAACCCATTGAATCCATGGGCGCGATAA
- a CDS encoding LemA family protein yields MDTGLIILIVLGVIVLGLIMIYNRLVALRQTRNNAFSDIDVQLKQRFDLIPNLVETVKGYATHEQSVFENVTQARAQVGRTSGAGTDRIQAEGMLGSALMGLFAVAENYPQLKADQNFQRLQAELSDIENKIAAARRFFNSATNEYNTAIQQFPANLMAGMFGFHNEGFFELDPAQTEAIRNAPPEVKFGG; encoded by the coding sequence ATGGATACCGGCCTTATCATTCTGATTGTTCTGGGTGTGATCGTTCTGGGTCTGATCATGATTTACAACCGTCTGGTCGCCCTGCGCCAGACGCGGAACAATGCGTTTTCCGACATCGACGTGCAATTGAAACAGCGTTTCGATCTGATCCCCAATCTGGTGGAAACGGTGAAGGGTTACGCCACGCATGAACAAAGCGTGTTCGAAAATGTGACGCAGGCCCGCGCGCAAGTGGGCCGCACATCCGGCGCCGGAACGGACCGTATTCAGGCCGAAGGCATGTTGGGCAGCGCACTGATGGGCCTGTTCGCCGTGGCGGAAAACTATCCGCAACTGAAAGCGGACCAGAATTTCCAGCGCCTGCAGGCGGAATTGAGCGACATTGAAAACAAGATCGCTGCCGCGCGTCGTTTCTTCAACAGCGCGACCAACGAATACAACACCGCGATTCAGCAATTCCCGGCCAATTTGATGGCGGGCATGTTCGGGTTCCACAACGAAGGCTTCTTCGAACTGGACCCGGCGCAGACAGAAGCCATCCGCAACGCGCCGCCCGAAGTGAAATTCGGCGGATAA
- a CDS encoding tyrosine-type recombinase/integrase, producing MTLTNTTCKNAKPKEKPYKLADGGGLYLLVNPNGAKHWRLKYRFLGKEKLLAIGPYPLTSLADARQARDDAKKLIQSGADPVSHKREGKRNALRNAQNTFEAVALEWVENQKERWSPKYAEKVLRGLTVNIFPEIGQRPIAQITPPELLDALRKIEKRGALDIAGRTKQICGQVFRYGIQTGKCTRDASADLRGALKGRKAEHFASIDPKELPAFLKALGQNDARLYARTRRAIHLSMLCFTRPGEIRQAQWSEMDFEARQWVIPAERMKMRRDHIVPLSMQAIAILEAQREETGKLNTPYVFPSQIQPRKPMSDGTVNQAVKRLGYTDRMTAHGFRALARTAIREALGYDSEIIEKQLAHRTSNPLGEAYDRTQFLSQRKKMMQDWADHLDSIAHTHFQTTALKIGNGHGR from the coding sequence ATGACGCTGACAAATACCACCTGCAAGAACGCCAAACCGAAGGAAAAGCCATACAAGCTGGCTGACGGTGGTGGATTGTATCTGCTGGTCAATCCCAATGGTGCAAAGCACTGGCGCCTCAAATACCGGTTTTTAGGCAAAGAAAAGCTGCTGGCCATCGGGCCATATCCCCTCACATCCTTGGCAGACGCCAGACAAGCCCGGGACGACGCAAAGAAGCTCATACAGTCCGGCGCCGACCCGGTAAGCCATAAACGCGAAGGAAAGCGCAATGCCCTACGCAACGCGCAAAATACATTCGAGGCCGTCGCTCTGGAGTGGGTTGAGAACCAGAAAGAACGATGGAGCCCCAAATACGCCGAGAAAGTCTTACGCGGCCTGACCGTGAACATCTTCCCGGAAATAGGACAGCGGCCCATTGCGCAAATTACGCCACCGGAACTTCTGGATGCTCTTCGCAAAATTGAGAAACGAGGTGCACTGGATATTGCCGGCCGCACCAAGCAGATTTGCGGCCAGGTCTTCCGTTACGGTATCCAGACAGGCAAATGCACGCGGGACGCCTCAGCAGACCTCCGTGGCGCGCTAAAAGGCAGGAAAGCTGAACACTTCGCCTCCATCGACCCGAAAGAACTCCCCGCATTCCTAAAAGCGCTGGGGCAAAACGATGCCCGTCTTTATGCCCGGACGCGCCGAGCCATCCATTTATCCATGCTGTGCTTCACCCGGCCGGGCGAGATACGGCAAGCCCAATGGTCAGAAATGGACTTTGAAGCTCGCCAGTGGGTCATCCCAGCAGAGCGCATGAAAATGCGCCGGGATCACATTGTTCCCCTTTCCATGCAGGCCATAGCCATTCTGGAAGCCCAGCGCGAAGAAACCGGAAAGCTCAATACGCCCTACGTCTTTCCCTCCCAGATCCAGCCCAGAAAGCCCATGAGCGATGGAACCGTCAATCAGGCCGTTAAGCGCCTTGGCTATACGGACCGCATGACCGCCCACGGATTCCGCGCACTGGCCCGCACTGCCATTCGCGAAGCGCTGGGATACGACAGTGAGATTATCGAGAAACAGCTCGCCCACCGCACATCCAACCCACTGGGTGAGGCTTACGACCGGACACAGTTTCTATCCCAGCGCAAAAAGATGATGCAGGATTGGGCAGACCACCTTGATTCCATTGCTCATACACATTTTCAAACAACCGCTTTAAAAATAGGCAACGGTCATGGTCGATAG
- a CDS encoding sigma-54-dependent transcriptional regulator, with protein MEPHKTRILLVDDTASLARTYETFLKAQGYDVRCAYTGRDAIEDLKRYGADLMLLDLDLPDCSGLDVMQQTNDMPEHPPVIIITGTDFAPVRDEAMRRGARSILTKPISMDRLSHAVAEELDNDFSKKDALAPKDESQMKSQNPTSDRGTNETETMPGNIAGFQPDGSQPQNDYDINQPRRADGYDTQRILQGTDFGGFIGTSPVMMRLYDNIQNAARSSATVFITGESGTGKEVCAEAIHRHSPRSKGPFVPLNCAAIPRDLLESELFGHVRGAFTGAINDREGAAKLADGGTLFLDEIGDMDPNMQTKLLRFLQDGTFQRVGGSRLESVDVRIICATNRDPLDDVRSGRFRADLFYRLHVLPISMPPLRARGDDVIDIAQTLLLRYAAEEKKAFHGFDAAAADILRHYEWPGNIRQLQNIIRNVVVMHDGPMVQAQMLSDRILHSAEAHDMALSGRGPVLSSHGLTPPMTLGDLNSGRHDPHQHHHADTMGGTPVIQPLAITERVAIEQAINVCGGNIPRAAALLDISPSTIYRKKAVWDQADKQGHK; from the coding sequence ATGGAACCGCACAAGACGCGTATACTTCTTGTCGACGATACGGCATCACTCGCCCGCACCTATGAAACATTTCTGAAAGCGCAGGGCTACGATGTACGGTGCGCCTATACCGGGCGCGACGCGATCGAGGATTTAAAGCGCTATGGGGCCGACCTGATGTTGCTGGATCTGGACCTGCCGGATTGTTCGGGTCTGGATGTGATGCAACAAACCAACGACATGCCCGAACACCCGCCGGTCATCATTATCACCGGAACCGATTTCGCCCCCGTGCGCGACGAAGCGATGCGCCGCGGCGCGCGATCCATCCTGACCAAACCGATCAGCATGGATCGCCTGTCCCACGCGGTCGCCGAAGAACTGGATAACGACTTCTCGAAAAAGGACGCTCTAGCCCCAAAGGATGAAAGCCAGATGAAATCCCAAAACCCGACATCAGATCGCGGAACAAACGAAACCGAAACCATGCCCGGAAACATCGCAGGATTTCAGCCTGACGGTTCACAACCCCAGAATGATTACGACATCAATCAGCCCCGCCGCGCCGATGGATACGACACGCAGCGCATTCTTCAGGGTACCGATTTCGGCGGCTTCATCGGCACATCGCCCGTGATGATGCGCCTGTACGACAATATTCAAAACGCCGCGCGGTCCAGCGCCACAGTGTTTATCACCGGAGAATCCGGCACCGGGAAAGAAGTCTGTGCCGAGGCCATTCACCGCCACTCCCCCCGGTCCAAGGGCCCGTTCGTGCCCCTGAACTGCGCCGCCATTCCGCGTGATTTGCTGGAAAGCGAATTGTTCGGTCACGTGCGCGGAGCCTTCACCGGCGCCATCAATGACCGCGAGGGCGCGGCGAAACTGGCCGATGGCGGGACATTGTTCCTCGACGAAATCGGCGACATGGACCCGAATATGCAGACGAAATTGCTGCGCTTCCTGCAGGATGGCACGTTCCAGCGTGTGGGTGGCAGCCGTCTGGAAAGCGTGGATGTGCGCATTATTTGCGCCACCAACCGCGACCCGTTGGATGATGTCCGCTCGGGCCGTTTCCGTGCCGACCTGTTTTATCGCCTGCACGTCCTGCCCATTTCGATGCCGCCGTTGCGGGCGCGGGGGGATGATGTCATCGACATCGCGCAAACCCTGTTGCTGCGCTACGCGGCGGAGGAGAAAAAGGCCTTCCACGGTTTCGATGCCGCCGCCGCCGATATCCTGCGGCACTATGAATGGCCGGGGAATATCCGCCAGTTGCAAAACATCATCCGCAATGTCGTGGTCATGCATGACGGCCCGATGGTCCAGGCCCAGATGCTGTCCGACCGTATCCTGCACAGCGCCGAGGCCCATGATATGGCCCTGAGCGGGCGCGGGCCGGTCCTGTCTTCACACGGGCTGACCCCACCCATGACGTTGGGGGATTTGAACAGCGGCCGTCACGACCCGCATCAGCACCATCATGCCGACACCATGGGCGGCACACCGGTTATCCAGCCTCTGGCCATCACGGAACGTGTGGCGATTGAGCAGGCCATCAACGTTTGCGGCGGCAACATTCCCCGGGCCGCCGCGTTGCTGGACATCTCGCCCTCGACCATCTACCGCAAAAAAGCGGTGTGGGACCAGGCGGATAAGCAGGGGCATAAATAG
- a CDS encoding helix-turn-helix domain-containing protein, with protein MLLTVPEACQTLKIGRTRLYEILANGEIKARKSGKKTLIEKSELERWVSTLPNYRKGA; from the coding sequence ATGTTACTCACGGTCCCAGAAGCCTGCCAAACACTGAAGATTGGGCGTACCCGTCTTTATGAAATTTTGGCCAATGGTGAAATCAAAGCCCGCAAATCCGGCAAAAAGACGCTGATTGAGAAATCAGAGCTAGAGCGCTGGGTTTCCACCCTCCCGAACTATCGGAAAGGGGCATAA
- a CDS encoding winged helix domain-containing protein gives MTLETKTPPGSGVFGKSGTDLYAIATRPLRQGRRLAVKFQVENQPSAVHTVKGQVARSLVTLIVSGNKGCTALEISSWALRFAAYVHELRQIGLDISTIREEHDGGWHARYILHTPVRILYPTEWATP, from the coding sequence ATGACCTTAGAAACAAAAACCCCGCCGGGCAGCGGGGTCTTCGGTAAATCGGGTACAGACCTATACGCTATAGCAACAAGGCCTTTGCGACAAGGACGGCGGCTGGCTGTTAAATTCCAAGTCGAAAACCAGCCCAGCGCCGTGCACACAGTAAAGGGACAGGTTGCCCGCTCACTCGTGACCCTGATTGTCTCTGGAAACAAGGGTTGCACAGCACTGGAAATATCCTCCTGGGCACTCAGGTTTGCCGCTTACGTGCATGAACTCCGACAAATAGGCCTAGACATCTCCACCATCAGGGAAGAACACGATGGCGGCTGGCATGCGCGGTATATCCTGCATACTCCGGTTAGGATCCTGTACCCAACTGAATGGGCCACCCCTTAA